From a single Chlorocebus sabaeus isolate Y175 chromosome X, mChlSab1.0.hap1, whole genome shotgun sequence genomic region:
- the EOLA2 gene encoding protein EOLA2 has protein sequence MKFGCLSFRQPYAGLVLNGVKTVETRWRPLLSSQRNRTIAVHIAHRDWDDDTWQELLVERLGMTPAQIQALLRKGEKFGRGVIAGLIDIGETLQCPEDLTPDEVVELENQAVLTNLKQKYLTVISNPRWLLEPIPRKGGKDVFQVDIPEHLIPSGHEV, from the exons ATGAAGTTTGGCTGCCTCTCCTTCCGGCAGCCTTATGCTGGCCTTGTCTTAAATGGAGTCAAGACTGTGGAGACGCGCTGGCGTCCCCTGCTGAGCAGCCAGCGGAACCGTACCATCGCCGTCCACATTGCTCACAGGGACTGGGATGACGACACCTGGCAGGAGCTGCTGGTGGAGAGGCTGGGGATGACTCCTGCCCAGATTCAGGCTTTGCTCAGGAAAGGGGAGAAGTTTGGTCGAGGAGTGATAGCGG GACTCATTGACATTGGGGAAACTTTGCAATGCCCCGAAGACTTAACTCCCGATGAGGTTGTGGAACTAGAGAATCAAGCTGTACTGACCAACCTGAAGCAGAAGTACCTGACTGTGATTTCAAACCCCAGGTGGTTACTGGAGCCCATACCTAGGAAAGGAGGCAAAGATGTATTCCAGGTAGACATCCCAGAGCACCTGATCCCTTCGGGGCATGAAGTGTGA
- the LOC119620979 gene encoding LOW QUALITY PROTEIN: heat shock transcription factor, X-linked member 3-like (The sequence of the model RefSeq protein was modified relative to this genomic sequence to represent the inferred CDS: substituted 1 base at 1 genomic stop codon) gives MASQNTEQEYKDKLASSVGGEPTSGDPFSSSPDPNPDSSEVLYRHKDHAVSQDPGSQVNSLPEDXNQSVVNTEDNHNLFRLSFPRKLWMMVEEDTFKSVSWNDDADTMIIEKDLFQRDVLQRRGAERIFETDSLKSFIHQLNLYGFCKTRPSNSPGKKKMMIYHNSNFQRDTPRLLENIQIKDDLRNTAQQATRVPAPKRKKLVPIRHSPRFHHNNAMKEANNIQGPSDTQSFMSPGMCSMNSITGHSLGSGPPQEPNDPSGEGTYEDVTFASLTTAQGKCTGMESTGEVPSTLVYPDYDCVMSLYNTRYSILSVAISVMSPNEPPDEEEEGPSDYKCVLCEHVRDNLPSP, from the exons ATGGCGAGTCAGAACACCGAACAGGAGTATAAAGACAAGCTGGCCTCGTCTGTTGGTGGAGAGCCAACAAGCGGGGACCCATTTAGTTCTTCACCTGATCCAAATCCAGATTCCAGCGAAGTTTTGTACAGACACAAGGACCAcgccgtgagccaagatccaggCTCCCAAGTTAACTCACTACCAGAAGACTGAAACCAATCCGTGGTCAACACGGAAGACAACCACAACCTTTTTAGGCTCTCCTTCCCAAGAAAGCTTTGGATGATGGTGGAGGAAGACACATTCAAGTCTGTGAGCTGGAACGATGATGCAGACACCATGATCATCGAGAAGGATCTCTTCCAGAGGGACGTTCTTCAACGGAGAGGTGCAGAGAGGATTTTCGAAACAGACAGCTTGAAGAGTTTCATTCACCAACTGAACCTCTATGGATTCTGCAAAACACGCCCAAGCAACTctccaggaaaaaagaaaatgatg aTCTACCACAACTCCAATTTTCAGAGAGACACGCCCAGGCTACTTGAGAATATCCAGATTAAAGATGACCTCAGAAACACCGCTCAGCAAGCAACCCGTGTCCCAGCTCCAAAGAGAAAGAAGCTGGTACCTATAAGACACTCCCCCCGATTTCATCACAATAATGCCATGAAAGAAGCCAACAATATTCAGGGACCCAGTGACACCCAGTCCTTCATGTCCCCTGGTATGTGTTCCATGAACAGTATCACTGGGCATTCCCTGGGAAGTGGGCCCCCACAGGAGCCAAATGACCCAAGTGGGGAGGGCACCTATGAGGATGTCACATTTGCGTCTTTGACTACTGCACAGGGGAAGTGCACAGGGATGGAAAGCACAGGGGAAGTGCCTAGTACCTTGGTTTACCCAGACTATGATTGTGTAATGTCTTTGTACAATACCCGTTACTCTATTCTGTCGGTTGCCATTTCAGTCATGTCTCCAAATGAGCCCcctgatgaggaggaggaaggcccCTCAGACTACAAGTGTGTACTCTGTGAACATGTTAGGGACAATCTTCCAAGTCCATGA